In a single window of the Gossypium hirsutum isolate 1008001.06 chromosome A13, Gossypium_hirsutum_v2.1, whole genome shotgun sequence genome:
- the LOC107893665 gene encoding UDP-glucose 6-dehydrogenase 1 isoform X1, with amino-acid sequence MQNHLNDEFVFRYKLVGSVEYIKSGKDQLILSKMVKICCIGAGYVGGPTMAVIALKCPNIQVAVVDISTARINAWNSDTLPIYEPGLDEVVKKCRGKNLSFSTDVEKHVAESDIVFVSVNTPTKTQGLGAGKAADLTYWESAARMIADVAKSNKIVVEKSTVPVKTAEAIEKILTHNSKGINFSILSNPEFLAEGTAISDLLNPDRVLIGGRETPEGKKAIEALRDVYAHWVPVDRILCTNLWSAELSKLAANAFLAQRISSVNAMSALCEATGADVSQVAHAVGKDTRIGPKFLNASVGFGGSCFQKDILNLVYICECNGLPEVATYWKQVIKVNDYQKTRFVNRIVSSMFNTVSGKKIAVLGFAFKKDTGDTRETPAIDVCKGLIGDKAKLSIYDPQVNQDQIQRDLSMKKFDWDHPVHLQPMSPTSVKDVSVVWDAYTATKDAHGICILTEWDEFKNLDYQKIFNDMQKPAFVFDGRNVVDAEKLRKIGFIVYSIGKPLDDWLKDMPAVA; translated from the exons ATGCAAAATCACTTGAACGATGAGTTTGTTTTTCGGTACAAACTTGTAGGATCAGTTGAGTATATAAAGAGCGGAAAG gATCAATTAATTTTGTCCAAAATGGTGAAAATTTGTTGCATCGGAGCTGGATACGTCGGCGGTCCGACCATGGCCGTCATTGCCCTGAAATGTCCCAACATTCAAGTAGCTGTCGTGGACATATCCACCGCTAGAATCAATGCCTGGAACAGTGATACACTCCCCATCTACGAGCCAGGTCTCGACGAGGTGGTCAAAAAATGCCGAGGCAAGAACCTGTCATTCAGTACCGATGTCGAGAAACATGTCGCCGAGTCCGACATAGTGTTTGTCTCCGTCAACACCCCGACGAAAACCCAAGGTCTCGGAGCTGGGAAAGCCGCCGATTTGACCTACTGGGAGAGCGCCGCTCGTATGATCGCTGATGTAGCGAAATCGAACAAGATCGTGGTCGAGAAATCGACGGTGCCCGTTAAAACAGCCGAGGCGATTGAGAAGATTTTGACCCACAATAGCAAAGGGATCAACTTTTCGATACTTTCGAACCCTGAATTCCTCGCTGAAGGCACTGCGATTAGTGATTTACTTAACCCTGATCGTGTTCTTATCGGTGGCAGGGAAACCCCAGAAGGTAAAAAGGCTATTGAAGCATTGAGGGATGTGTATGCACATTGGGTCCCGGTGGATCGTATCTTATGCACCAACCTGTGGTCTGCTGAACTTTCCAAGCTGGCTGCTAATGCGTTTTTGGCCCAGAGGATCTCGTCGGTTAACGCCATGTCGGCGTTATGCGAGGCGACCGGCGCCGATGTGAGCCAAGTGGCTCATGCTGTTGGGAAAGATACAAGGATAGGACCCAAGTTCTTGAATGCTAGTGTTGGTTTTGGTGGATCTTGCTTCCAAAAGGATATCCTCAACTTAGTTTACATATGTGAGTGCAATGGGCTCCCTGAGGTGGCCACTTACTGGAAACAAGTGATTAAGGTGAATGACTACCAGAAAACCCGGTTCGTAAACCGGATTGTGTCGTCGATGTTCAATACGGTGTCGGGGAAAAAGATCGCGGTGCTGGGATTCGCATTCAAGAAGGACACTGGGGACACGAGGGAAACCCCGGCGATCGATGTGTGCAAAGGGCTGATAGGGGACAAGGCCAAACTGAGCATATACGACCCACAAGTGAACCAAGACCAGATTCAGAGGGATCTTTCGATGAAGAAATTCGACTGGGACCATCCGGTCCATCTTCAGCCGATGAGCCCTACTTCGGTGAAGGACGTAAGTGTGGTTTGGGATGCATATACTGCAACCAAGGATGCTCATGGGATTTGCATTCTCACCGAGTGGGACGAGTTTAAAAACCTGGATTACCAGAAGATTTTCAATGACATGCAGAAGCCGGCCTTCGTGTTCGATGGCCGGAACGTCGTCGACGCAGAGAAGCTGCGGAAAATTGGATTCATCGTCTATTCCATTGGGAAGCCATTGGATGATTGGCTTAAGGACATGCCAGCTGTGGCTTAG
- the LOC107893665 gene encoding UDP-glucose 6-dehydrogenase 5 isoform X2, whose product MVKICCIGAGYVGGPTMAVIALKCPNIQVAVVDISTARINAWNSDTLPIYEPGLDEVVKKCRGKNLSFSTDVEKHVAESDIVFVSVNTPTKTQGLGAGKAADLTYWESAARMIADVAKSNKIVVEKSTVPVKTAEAIEKILTHNSKGINFSILSNPEFLAEGTAISDLLNPDRVLIGGRETPEGKKAIEALRDVYAHWVPVDRILCTNLWSAELSKLAANAFLAQRISSVNAMSALCEATGADVSQVAHAVGKDTRIGPKFLNASVGFGGSCFQKDILNLVYICECNGLPEVATYWKQVIKVNDYQKTRFVNRIVSSMFNTVSGKKIAVLGFAFKKDTGDTRETPAIDVCKGLIGDKAKLSIYDPQVNQDQIQRDLSMKKFDWDHPVHLQPMSPTSVKDVSVVWDAYTATKDAHGICILTEWDEFKNLDYQKIFNDMQKPAFVFDGRNVVDAEKLRKIGFIVYSIGKPLDDWLKDMPAVA is encoded by the coding sequence ATGGTGAAAATTTGTTGCATCGGAGCTGGATACGTCGGCGGTCCGACCATGGCCGTCATTGCCCTGAAATGTCCCAACATTCAAGTAGCTGTCGTGGACATATCCACCGCTAGAATCAATGCCTGGAACAGTGATACACTCCCCATCTACGAGCCAGGTCTCGACGAGGTGGTCAAAAAATGCCGAGGCAAGAACCTGTCATTCAGTACCGATGTCGAGAAACATGTCGCCGAGTCCGACATAGTGTTTGTCTCCGTCAACACCCCGACGAAAACCCAAGGTCTCGGAGCTGGGAAAGCCGCCGATTTGACCTACTGGGAGAGCGCCGCTCGTATGATCGCTGATGTAGCGAAATCGAACAAGATCGTGGTCGAGAAATCGACGGTGCCCGTTAAAACAGCCGAGGCGATTGAGAAGATTTTGACCCACAATAGCAAAGGGATCAACTTTTCGATACTTTCGAACCCTGAATTCCTCGCTGAAGGCACTGCGATTAGTGATTTACTTAACCCTGATCGTGTTCTTATCGGTGGCAGGGAAACCCCAGAAGGTAAAAAGGCTATTGAAGCATTGAGGGATGTGTATGCACATTGGGTCCCGGTGGATCGTATCTTATGCACCAACCTGTGGTCTGCTGAACTTTCCAAGCTGGCTGCTAATGCGTTTTTGGCCCAGAGGATCTCGTCGGTTAACGCCATGTCGGCGTTATGCGAGGCGACCGGCGCCGATGTGAGCCAAGTGGCTCATGCTGTTGGGAAAGATACAAGGATAGGACCCAAGTTCTTGAATGCTAGTGTTGGTTTTGGTGGATCTTGCTTCCAAAAGGATATCCTCAACTTAGTTTACATATGTGAGTGCAATGGGCTCCCTGAGGTGGCCACTTACTGGAAACAAGTGATTAAGGTGAATGACTACCAGAAAACCCGGTTCGTAAACCGGATTGTGTCGTCGATGTTCAATACGGTGTCGGGGAAAAAGATCGCGGTGCTGGGATTCGCATTCAAGAAGGACACTGGGGACACGAGGGAAACCCCGGCGATCGATGTGTGCAAAGGGCTGATAGGGGACAAGGCCAAACTGAGCATATACGACCCACAAGTGAACCAAGACCAGATTCAGAGGGATCTTTCGATGAAGAAATTCGACTGGGACCATCCGGTCCATCTTCAGCCGATGAGCCCTACTTCGGTGAAGGACGTAAGTGTGGTTTGGGATGCATATACTGCAACCAAGGATGCTCATGGGATTTGCATTCTCACCGAGTGGGACGAGTTTAAAAACCTGGATTACCAGAAGATTTTCAATGACATGCAGAAGCCGGCCTTCGTGTTCGATGGCCGGAACGTCGTCGACGCAGAGAAGCTGCGGAAAATTGGATTCATCGTCTATTCCATTGGGAAGCCATTGGATGATTGGCTTAAGGACATGCCAGCTGTGGCTTAG